aaaCACAACAAAGTAAGCAAGTCATGGAAAACTCTATGCTATAATGCTTTAGAAATTTATCAATTGGCACCCAATAAAAATCACCAAACTGAGAGAATGCAGCAGAGCTTACCCTGATTCTATATTTGTACACGAGGAATCCCCCTCCAGCAATCATACCCAAGCCAATCAAAATGACCCAAAAAGCAGCCCAAGTGGATTTTGCCTGACTGGCAGTTTTACCTGTAGATTATACAGTAGGAGACATGAAAACAAGCATTACAACAAGAACATCCTCTCAAAAAACAAGAACGTGTAAATGTAGGTGCAAGTAAAAAAGTCTATTGTATACAACTCACTTATACAGGTATCATGGTCCTTGATATACAGAAGATCTCCACTACAACTGCAGTCATAGCTGCCCCAAGTGTTTTTGCAGCTACATTCAGGGCACTGACAAGCTTTCTTCTCTTTGCATTCATCAATGTCTGTCAAGATGAAACAGAAGTAGTTCAACTTATGaattccaaatttttttatagtggAAACATTCACAAGGTATCATCAAGATCACAATGCTTGTTCAACCCATGGACTAAGAAGAATCTGCAGCTACTTGACTGGTGATAGTAAGTTCAATCACTGTTTATCCAAGTATAGAAGCCAATACTTGCTGAGATTTCAGTAACTCTCTCCAGTGAAACAAACATAGAGGAGATAACATATTTTGGACAAAAGAGAGAGGAAGACAAATTTGATCCAGATTGAAGCATAAAGTACTAACTTATAGTGTACAACAGCAAACCATCGATTCTATTAATAATATTTCACAAATATTACTAGCAGACAATAAGACATTCAAGAATGAAGGTTCAGtcacaattgataaaaatattaaaaacacaATGAGGATTCTATTCATGGTGTATAATAGTATATACTACGCTGATCTGTATATTCAGAAAGCTACAGAGCAGGGGGGGATagtaacaaagaaaaataacataagCATCCCTCATATTCAGAAAGCTACAGAGCAGGGGGGGATagtaacaaagaaaaataacataagCATCCCTCACCTTCACAATTTTTTACACCATCACCTTTAAACCCTGTAGGACACTGGCATTTAACTCCTCCATCATCCTGTTTACACAACAATATGTGTAGTAATTCAGTTTCTAATTTGGGATTAACAAGCCAATAAAACTACaaacatttaaacaaaaatttattgttgataaaataaattgaataaagttTGGCCAATAAATTTAATAGTTACTAACCAAACAAGCAGAAAATGCATGTCCGTTCCGGGCATCATGCCAACATCCTCCATTGTTGATCTTGCAACGCCCAGGTCCACCGACTGCAAACACAGAAGAAACTAGTTACACGCAACTACGAGTGCATGTGGGGAAAAAAGAATCACAGATGTCCCTCAGCTAAAGGATTGTGATTACACCCTGCTATGCACAACACAGCATAGAAGTGAAGGCAATAAACATGGTACAGAAATAGCAAACCCTTTAGAAATCAATTTTGCGTGCATAAAGGTAAAGCTTAACGCCATTTCACCTTCACAAGTTGTATAACCGTCTCCTTTGAATTGCACACCATCAACCAAGGGGCATTCACATACTCGCCCACGGAATGTATCCTGGCAGATATTTAACATTGTAAGAACATAGGAATTATAAAATCAGCATCACCGTGTTATTAGAAAGTCTATTTTCATGAAGATAAATACCTTGCATGCAGTGATATTAGCTGCTTTATCCTGCCAACAACCACCGTTGTTTGTCAAGCACTCATTTGTTTCCACATCTGCACAGGAAATCAGAAGAATGAGGTCTAAAAACAAGTCTACATCGCATATTTCCCTTGTACCAAAGGTAAGTAAACACTTACCATTGCTCAAACAAACAGCTGGGTCAGTAGTTTCCTCAAATCCAGAACAAATAGCCTTTAAAACGGCACCTTTCTCCAGTTTACCACGATATTGTCTGTTATTGACAACAAGAGTAGGCAATATGGTAACATCACCGCGTGATCCCTTCCCAATCTACAAAAccagtttcataaaaaaatctacACATAAATATAATGTTACAAAGAATTAAATGATAGCATAAACTAAAAGCAATTATAAAGGAAGTTACTTGGGCATCTTGCTCTTCTTTCAAAATGGAATTTTCAGTATCGGCATCAGGATCTCCCATGCACTTGTCAATCTTTGCGATGTCAAGACCTGCAGATAAATATAATAAGAATATGGACATTAGGTATTTAACAAAGTCATTATCAACCAACGACTGCAAGAAAACATAATAAGCATGATGATTCACCCACCAAGAGATTTAATGACGGCATTCCCACATTCCTTGTTGTACTTTTTCTCCTTCATCGGGCATCTAATTTGAAAATCAGTGACATAGTCCCACCACACCCAAGGCTTTTCAGTTTCTTTTGCCACCTTGAAAACACATAGCTGCCTCAAATTTTCAACAACCACGTCTTTCCCATCATAGCCTGTGCTGAAGTCCTGCTCAGGATCCGGAGCGCAATACCTTCCATGGTTTATGCATTGGGACTTGCACTGTTTACTCAATGTAAACGCATGAGGACAGTACCATGTTATATAATGGGGTGTAAACTGAGTGTAACCTCCTTTCTCTAAGATCTGCGCTGCACCCTTGAAATCCTTCAAAAACTCAATCAACATATCACATTTAACTCCACACTCATCATTACTATTGGTCCACAACTCATACTCGACACGATCATCAGGATGAGGAACAGCCTCTCTCCAGTCAAGATTAACATTGACCATATCCCCACCACTAATGGCATCCTTCAACTTCTGACCAAAAGTTTTTCCAATAAGAGCAGAGGGTATTGTAATATTCTCAATATATTTAGCAGATGAGACATCCTCTTCGGGTGTGTCCATAGTAATCAAGGGCTCCTCAATATCATCGGCAACGAGTACCGCAGAAGCTCCAGCCTTCTGAGCATTCCAAACCTTCAAAGCAAAGAAACAACCTGCAAAGGAACAAAAGTAAGCACACAGAGTGAAGATCCATTTTGATCTGTCATAGTCATTTTAGTCCCAATTATAAAAATAGCATGGAGTAATTTGGTATTATTATTTGTGAGATACTAAATTGGGCTAAGGGATGAAATATAATGATATCTAGGTTTTGAAGGGAAAGAATGGAAGCATGCAAATAAAAGTAATGAATTGTATATGTAactaaaaaaaggaaagaaagtaactAACTTCCACGATCAAGGAGAAGGATGGTAGGAAGAGCACCGGGTTTGGATTTGAAAGATGAAGAATCATCAAAGTCTTTACAACCCTTATTGTTATCTTTAGGATAAACAACATTACCAGCCATGCTACCACCATATTGAGGAATCCCAAAGTTACCAATCGCACTGTCATGTTTTCCTTTGATTTTATCAGGTGAAGTCACCGACAAGCTGTTCTTCTCTACCACGAATCTCGCCGTTGACATCCCAGTCAACATAAACCCAACTAACATAAACACTGACAACCGCCACAAAAACTTCATCTCTGCTGGGTCTCGACTCGATCGGTTAATCTCAAATATGCTGTGTAAGTGTTATCTTGCTTGTTTGTTGCtgcaacaacacaacacaacacaacacaacgaAGTCTTTCTTTCTCTGTGAttgatctctctctctctctctaactatCTATCTGATCTGATAATCGCATAGCAAAATAATTAGGGAGTCTACCGAGGGTTGGGTTGGGTTGTGATTGTGAGACTTTAGTTCCTTGCTCCTCCACCACGCTAAACTCgtgattaactttttttattattatttttatttgagaaaaCTGGTTACAAACTCATGCTTTCGCACAGGTtgaattacctttttttttcgaaatgatatttgtagaaccattttctaataattttttgacaacttctctttcatactcactttatcttcttattctctctcttcttttttctctctctgttatttttgaccaatcaaaagatAGAAAATTAAAGTTGGCATGAAAGTTGTACTAAAgagttgtacatatatcactactctttcgAAAATTATTAGCTACGCATATTCTACAAAAACATGTAGTATTGTATTTGAAACTAATGTCAATATAATCTCTTACCAGAAATTCTGAGTTGAAGTATATAACTTGATGTCAATTACCAGCTATAATATTATGTTTATACACATCAACTTGGTTGTAAATAGAATAATACTCATATAGTAGTAACATTATAATAACATACCAAATTTAAGATGTGTCCACCATGATGGTTAATTTAGAGTACAAAATATGGTTGGAAACTAAACCAAAATATTCAGATTTTGTGATCAAAACACAAGCTCTACAACACAGATTTTAAAGTACTCATGCATTACGGATTACGAAATTACATTTCCAAAACTACCTGATCATCTTCAATTCCAAAACTAACCACTACCTCCTGTTGTTTACTGGATGCGAATATGCTTGACATACATTTTGGTCAGTGGATCCTccaaatcaaatatcaataagTCATTCACCTGTAAGCTGCGGTCTATGACGAAGTCAAACCATTCACCACCCAAATTTTTCTCAGCATTCCTCCTGTCAGCAGTCCTAACCTTGCAATTATATGTATTATGTGTATCCACATCTTCCAAATTCATCCTTAGATATTTGCTCTTCAAGACCCTTTTGGATATTTGATTAGGAAAATGCTacataaaatcaaaaatcaaactgTTAACTTAGATAGAATGCTTCAGCACAATTTTTTGGAGGAAATATTTATCCGTGTGTTATTTGTTACTTTTAACAGATggaaatttttatttgataatagAAGATGATATTAGATTTATAAAAAGTAGATTTTTGCATACCAAAGCTTGGGGCCTCTCAATGGAAGGCAAAGCTATTGTGACATTCTTCTCAAAAGTGATGATGATCCACGCCGCCAGCTTCTTCCACGTTGTCGACAACACCTGCATTCGCTTGAATTTCATTTCGAACTCCTACTTCATCCTCATTGTTTATTTGTTCAATCTCAGCTTCATCGTCCGAGATAATCTCAATAGGTTCCTACTTAACTTACATGGGGAAAACATTTGGAATGTGAATTGCTCCTAGTTGTGTCAACTTATATATATTCTTCACGCCCTCG
Above is a genomic segment from Medicago truncatula cultivar Jemalong A17 chromosome 5, MtrunA17r5.0-ANR, whole genome shotgun sequence containing:
- the LOC11437909 gene encoding vacuolar-sorting receptor 1; the encoded protein is MKFLWRLSVFMLVGFMLTGMSTARFVVEKNSLSVTSPDKIKGKHDSAIGNFGIPQYGGSMAGNVVYPKDNNKGCKDFDDSSSFKSKPGALPTILLLDRGSCFFALKVWNAQKAGASAVLVADDIEEPLITMDTPEEDVSSAKYIENITIPSALIGKTFGQKLKDAISGGDMVNVNLDWREAVPHPDDRVEYELWTNSNDECGVKCDMLIEFLKDFKGAAQILEKGGYTQFTPHYITWYCPHAFTLSKQCKSQCINHGRYCAPDPEQDFSTGYDGKDVVVENLRQLCVFKVAKETEKPWVWWDYVTDFQIRCPMKEKKYNKECGNAVIKSLGLDIAKIDKCMGDPDADTENSILKEEQDAQIGKGSRGDVTILPTLVVNNRQYRGKLEKGAVLKAICSGFEETTDPAVCLSNDVETNECLTNNGGCWQDKAANITACKDTFRGRVCECPLVDGVQFKGDGYTTCEVGGPGRCKINNGGCWHDARNGHAFSACLDDGGVKCQCPTGFKGDGVKNCEDIDECKEKKACQCPECSCKNTWGSYDCSCSGDLLYIKDHDTCISKTASQAKSTWAAFWVILIGLGMIAGGGFLVYKYRIRQYMDSEIRAIMAQYMPLDSQAEVPNHVNHQRA